One genomic window of Glycine max cultivar Williams 82 chromosome 16, Glycine_max_v4.0, whole genome shotgun sequence includes the following:
- the LOC106796390 gene encoding BTB/POZ and MATH domain-containing protein 4-like, with the protein MENGNVQFGDSDQEHSSGSDEFEWSVMEMVEGSNKFEKEGYSLMKGMGIRKFIMSETFTMRGYDGPYTSSPKESTLNIGGLSSFSNEDTIKVPESDIGAHFGLLLENEEYLMLLSQLVKKGSMHICLFWVLGQLHMFETEFFNGTEKDDPGDIVVNDMEPKALLDST; encoded by the exons ATGGAAAATGGCAATGTACAATTCGGTGACAGTGACCAAGAGCATTCTAGCGGCTCAGATGAGTTCGAGTGGTCGGTGATGGAGATGGTGGAAGGGTCGAACAAGTTCGAAAAAGAGGGTTACTCTCTGATGAAGGGAATGGGCATTAGAAAATTCATCATGAGCGAGACTTTCACAATGAGAGGGTATGATGGGCCATATACTTCTTCCCCGAAGGAATCGACACTGAACATAG GGGGTTTAAGCAGTTTTTCAAACGAAGACACCATAAAAGTTCCTGAGTCTGATATCGGGGCACATTTTGGACTGCTGTTAGAGAATGAAGAGTATCTGATGTTACTTTCTCAGTTGGTGAAGAAAGGCTCCATGCACATATGCTTGTTTTGGGTGCTTGGTCAACTGCATATGTTTGAAACTGAATTTTTCAATGGAACGGAGAAGGATGATCCTGGTGACATAGTTGTTAATGACATGGAACCTAAG GCTTTGCTTGACTCTACTTAG
- the LOC100818306 gene encoding BTB/POZ and MATH domain-containing protein 4: protein MYARPIKLIIGKKNRKKKLQNFKSLRGLYSYTIIQQIHFSSLSRKRRKKKQRKSCFPIKTPSVHGLVTRIGLIEMHTASRSNGGGGGVLASRTSSRSVTETVNGSHKFVIKGYSLAKGIGVGKHIASETFTVGGYQWAIYFYPDGKNPEDNSAYVSVFIALASEGTDVRALFELTLLDQSGNGKHKVHSHFDRSLESGPYTLKYRGSMWGYKRFFKRAQLEASTFLKDDCLKINCTVGVVVSSIDCSKLNTIQVPESDIGAHFGMLLENEEGSDVTFSVGGERFHAHKLVLAARSTAFETEFFNGMEEDDHDVVVTDMEPKVFKALLHFIYRDTLIDDEELFMSRSSFLPSVSESFAAKLLAAAEKYGLPRLKLMCESVLCKDISIDSVAYILALADRYRATELKSVCLQFSAENLVAVMQSDGFEYLKENCPLLQSELLKTVAGCEEEFSGEGKCRSVWAQFSDGGDTNDRSVRQQTWENGVERSQSLWVHLSDGVNNNDRSPGQET, encoded by the exons ATGTATGCGAGACCTATCAAActaataattggaaaaaaaaatagaaaaaaaaaacttcaaaatttcaaatcattACGTGGATTATATAGTTATACTATTATACAGCAGATCCATTTCTCTTCACTTTCccgaaaaagaagaaaaaaaaagcaaagaaaatcCTGTTTCCCGATAAAAACCCCGTCCGTACATGGTCTGGTCACGCGGATCGGGTTGATTGAGATGCACACCGCGAGCAGGAGCaacggcggcggcggcggcgtgCTGGCGTCGCGGACGAGTTCGCGGTCGGTGACGGAGACGGTGAACGGGTCGCACAAGTTCGTGATAAAGGGATACTCGCTGGCGAAGGGGATCGGAGTCGGAAAACACATCGCGAGCGAGACGTTCACGGTAGGAGGGTACCAGTGGGCGATATACTTCTACCCTGACGGCAAGAACCCAGAGGACAACTCCGCCTACGTCTCCGTCTTCATCGCGCTCGCCTCCGAGGGCACCGACGTCCGCGCCCTGTTTGAGCTCACGCTGCTCGACCAGAGCGGGAATGGGAAGCACAAGGTGCATAGCCACTTCGATCGCTCGCTCGAGAGCGGCCCCTACACTCTCAAATACCGCGGCAGCATGTG GGGGTATAAGAGATTTTTCAAACGGGCTCAACTCGAGGCGTCAACTTTCCTCAAGGATGACTGCTTGAAGATAAACTGCACTGTTGGTGTTGTGGTGTCTTCCATTGATTGTTCCAAGTTAAACACAATACAGGTTCCCGAATCCGATATTGGGGCACATTTCGGGATGCTGTTAGAGAATGAGGAGGGATCAGATGTTACTTTCTCTGTCGGTGGAGAAAGGTTTCATGCACATAAGCTTGTTTTGGCTGCTCGATCAACTGCATTTGAAACCGAGTTTTTTAATGGGATGGAGGAGGATGATCATGATGTAGTTGTTACTGACATGGAACCAAAAGTTTTCAAG GCTTtgcttcattttatttatagagACACTCTAATAGATGATGAAGAGCTCTTTATGTCACGTTCATCATTCTTGCCTTCGGTATCTGAATCATTTGCTGCAAAGTTGTTAGCTGCTGCAGAAAAGTATGGTTTGCCAAGACTTAAACTGATGTGCGAGTCTGTACTTTGCAAAGACATCTCCATAGATTCTGTTGCCTATATTCTGGCTCTTGCTGATCGTTATCGTGCTACAGAATTGAAGTCTGTCTGTCTACAATTTTCTGCTGAAAACCTTGTCG CTGTGATGCAATCTGATGGTTTTGAGTATCTTAAGGAAAATTGTCCCTTGCTGCAATCAGAACTGCTAAAGACTGTGGCAGGATGCGAGGAGGAATTTAGTGGAGAAGGAAAGTGTCGAAGTGTGTGGGCCCAATTTTCTGATGGTGGTGACACCAATGATAGGAGTGTAAGACAACAAACCTGGGAAAATGGTGTTGAAAGAAGTCAAAGCTTATGGGTTCACCTTTCTGATGGTGTTAACAACAATGATAGGAGTCCAGGGCAAGAAACCTGA
- the LOC100775905 gene encoding BTB/POZ and MATH domain-containing protein 4: MEIVNGSHNFEIKGYSLTKGMGVGKYIRSETFTVGGYQWAIYFYPDGKYPEYKFTYVSIFIALLSKGTNVRALFDLMLLDQSGQGNHKVHFSPSLHNAPYTLKSCGSMWGYKRFYRRRKLEASTFLKDDCLKINCTVGVLVSSIDSTKLNPIQVPESDLGADFAILLENEQFSDVTFTVSGERFHANKLVLVARSTVFQTEFFKGMEKDDRGDIVVNDMEPKVFKALLHYIYRDTLIEDEELFMLHSSLLPSLSESFPAKLLAAAEKYELPRLKLMCESVLCKDISIDSVAYILPLADRYRATELKSICLKFSAQNLRAVMQSDGFKYLKQNCPWLLVELLKTVGGCEEKFSGKRKYATMRGQSSGGDDTGARSVNKTEGSPSLREDTHSESVHQQ, translated from the exons ATGGAGATAGTGAACGGGTCACACAATTTTGAGATAAAGGGCTACTCTCTGACAAAGGGAATGGGCGTTGGGAAATACATCAGAAGTGAGACATTCACCGTAGGAGGGTACCAGTGGGCCATATACTTCTACCCTGACGGAAAATACCCAGAATATAAATTCACTTATGTCTCCATTTTCATCGCACTCCTTTCCAAGGGCACCAATGTCCGCGCTCTATTTGACCTCATGTTGCTCGACCAGAGTGGCCAAGGGAACCACAAGGTTCACTTTAGTCCCTCCCTCCACAATGCTCCTTACACTCTCAAAAGTTGTGGCAGCATGTG GGGGTATAAACGATTTTATAGACGGAGAAAACTTGAGGCGTCAACTTTCCTCAAGGATGATTGCTTGAAGATTAACTGCACTGTCGGTGTTCTGGTGTCGTCCATTGATTCTACTAAGTTAAACCCAATCCAAGTTCCTGAGTCTGATTTGGGGGCAGATTTTGCAATCTTATTAGAGAATGAGCAATTTTCTGATGTGACTTTCACGGTCAGTGGAGAAAGGTTTCATGCAAATAAACTTGTTTTGGTTGCTCGGTCAACAGTGTTCCAAACTGAATTTTTCAAAGGGATGGAGAAGGATGACCGTGGTGACATAGTTGTTAATGATATGGAACCCAAGGTTTTCAAG GCTTTGCTTCATTATATTTATAGGGACACTCTTATAGAAGATGAAGAGCTCTTTATGCTGCATTCGTCATTATTGCCTTCGCTGTCTGAATCATTTCCAGCCAAGTTGTTAGCTGCTGCAGAGAAGTATGAGTTACCAAGACTTAAGCTGATGTGCGAATCTGTACTTTGCAAAGACATATCGATAGATTCTGTTGCCTATATTCTCCCTCTGGCTGATCGTTATCGTGCTACTGAATTGAAGTCCATCTGTCTGAAATTCTCTGCTCAAAACCTTCGTg CTGTGATGCAATCTGATGGTTTCAAGTATCTTAAGCAAAATTGTCCATGGCTACTAGTAGAACTGCTAAAGACTGTGGGAGGGTGCGAGGAGAAATTTagtggaaaaagaaaatatgcaaCTATGAGGGGCCAATCTTCTGGTGGTGATGACACCGGTGCTAGGAGTGTAAACAAAACTGAAGGAAGTCCAAGCTTAAGGGAGGATACCCATTCTGAGAGTGTTCACcaacaataa
- the LOC100816704 gene encoding cationic amino acid transporter 4, vacuolar, whose product MIVEDENCGVGSGEGGRWLRGFGSLIRRKQVDSVHVRRHGQLARKLSAVDLVGIGVGATIGAGVYILIGTVAREQAGPALVISLLIAGIAAGLSAFCYAELACRCPSAGSAYHYTYICIGEGVAWLVGWSLILEYTIGASAVARGITPNLALFFGGEDNLPSFLARHTLPGLEIVVDPCAAALILLVTLLLCLGIKESSTAQSIVTTVNVCVMLFIILGGGYLGFKSGWVGYELSTRYFPYGVNGMFTGSAIVFFSYIGFDSVTSTAEEVKNPQRDLPIGISIALTICCILYMLVAAVIVGLVPYYELNSDTPISSAFSSYGMQWAVYIITTGAVTALFASLLGSILPQPRVFMAMARDGLLPHFFSDIHKGTQIPLKSTIVTGVFAATLAFFMDVSQLAGMVSVGTLLAFTTVAVSVLIIRYVPPDEVPVLSSLLTSVDPLLRHSGGDIGEDGAISHVDPSSYCENSHLHDKSEALIGHPLIIKEVTKDEENEKARRKLASWTIALLCIGILIVTSAASADWCPRILRLTLCGMGGILLLCSIIVLACIKQDDNRHSFGHSGGFACPFVPFLPAACILINTYLLIDLGVGTWLRVSVWMLIGVLVYLFYGRSHSSLLHAIYVPSAYADEIHRSQAIHLA is encoded by the exons ATGATTGTGGAGGACGAAAATTGTGGTGTTGGTTCTGGGGAAGGAGGAAGATGGTTGCGGGGTTTCGGAAGCTTGATTAGGAGGAAGCAAGTTGATTCTGTTCATGTCAGGAGACATGGCCAATTGGCTAGGAAGTTGTCTGCTGTTGATCTCGTTGGAATTG GGGTTGGAGCTACCATAGGAGCTGGAGTGTATATTCTCATTGGAACAGTTGCTAGAGAGCAAGCAGGACCAGCACTTGTGATATCTCTTCTCATTGCTGGAATAGCTGCTGGACTGTCAGCTTTTTGCTATGCTGAGCTTGCATGTCGGTGTCCGTCTGCAGGGAGTGCTTATCATTATACATACATATGCATTGGAGAAGG GGTTGCTTGGTTGGTTGGTTGGTCTCTGATTTTAGAATATACTATTGGTGCTTCGGCTGTTGCTCGTGGCATAACCCCAAATCTG GCCTTGTTTTTTGGTGGAGAGGACAACCTACCTTCTTTTTTGGCTCGACATACCTTACCAGGTCTTGAAATTGTGGTTGATCCATGTGCAGCTGCATTAATTCTTCTTGTGACCCTACTTCTGTGCCTTGGAATCAAGGAG AGTTCAACGGCCCAATCCATTGTGACAACAGTAAATGTCTGTGTCATGCTTTTCATCATTTTAGGTGGTGGATATCTAGGTTTCAAGTCTGGATGGGTTGGATATGAACTCTCCACCAG GTATTTTCCTTATGGAGTAAATGGGATGTTTACTGGGTCTGCGATAGTTTTCTTTTCATACATTGGTTTTGATTCAGTGACCAGCACTGCTGAGGAG GTAAAAAATCCTCAACGAGACTTGCCAATTGGCATATCAATAGCGTTAACTATATGTTGCATTCTGTATATGCTTGTAGCAGCAGTTATTGTTGGCTTAGTACCATATTATGAGTTGAACTCTGATACCCCAATCTCCTCAGCATTTTCTAGCTATGGGATGCAATGGGCAGT GTATATAATAACAACTGGAGCTGTTACTGCTCTTTTTGCCAGTTTGCTGGGTTCTATTCTTCCTCAG CCACGTGTCTTTATGGCAATGGCTAGGGATGGTTTATTGCCTCATTTCTTCTCAGACATCCATAAAGGCACACAGATTCCTTTGAAAAGCACTATTGTCACTGGTGTCTTTGCAGCTACTCTTGCATTCTTTATGGATGTTTCCCAATTAGCAGGGATG GTTAGCGTGGGAACATTGCTTGCATTTACCACTGTTGCAGTTTCAGTTTTGATAATCAGATATGTTCCACCTGACGAGGTACCCGTTCTGTCTTCACTTCTAACATCTGTTGATCCATTATTGAGGCATTCTGGTGGTGATATTGGGGAAGATGGGGCCATAAGTCATGTAGATCCTTCTAGTTATTGTGAGAATAGTCACCTACATGACAAGTCAGAGGCTCTGATTGGGCATCCTTTAATCATAAAAGAAGTGACCAAAG ATGAAGAGAATGAGAAAGCTAGGCGGAAACTTGCTTCATGGACCATAGCCCTATTATGTATTGGGATTCTCATAGTTACCAGTGCGGCTTCAGCTGACTGGTGTCCCAG GATTTTGCGCTTAACATTGTGTGGAATGGGTGGTATTCTTCTTTTGTGCAGTATAATTGTACTGGCCTGCATAAAGCAAGATGATAATAGGCACAGCTTTGGACACTCGGGAG GTTTTGCTTGCCCATTTGTTCCATTCTTACCTGCTGCCTGTATTCTTATAAACACCTACTTATTAATTGATCTTGG AGTTGGAACATGGCTGCGAGTTTCGGTATGGATGTTGATAGGAGTACTTGTATACTTGTTCTATGGCCGCAGTCACAGCTCACTGTTGCATGCAATCTATGTTCCTTCAGcatatgctgatgaaatccatCGTTCTCAAGCAATTCATCTTGCCTAG